A window from Candidatus Methylomirabilota bacterium encodes these proteins:
- a CDS encoding Rieske 2Fe-2S domain-containing protein, translated as MTTPAAPRAWPGATLARVPYWVYQDEANYRDELRRLFEGPVWNYVGLESDVARPGDFRTTFVGEMPVIVVRGDDGAIHAFENRCAHRGALIALDDAGTVAKRFQCVYHAWSYDLEGNLVGVAFEKGSHGRGGMPADFCKAEHGPRKLRTTTLCGLVFASLSPQAPPIEQYLGEEVRRRVARVLGKPVQVLGRFVQALPNNWKLYAENVKDTYHASLLHAFFTSFRVTRLTQGGGVVVSPDGAHHASATLDRADDSEGGAYREQGLRADHAGYRLADPSLLEAVDEFGDGVKLQILTVFPNFVLQQIYNSLAVRQILPKGPGAMELHWTYFGFADDTPAMRRRRLRQANLVGPAGYVSMEDGCVGGFVQRGVAAAADAVSVVNMGGEGAESQDTRATEASVRGFWKAYRRYMGY; from the coding sequence ATGACGACTCCTGCCGCGCCCCGCGCCTGGCCCGGGGCGACGCTCGCCCGCGTGCCCTACTGGGTTTACCAGGACGAGGCCAACTATCGTGACGAGCTGCGCCGCCTGTTCGAGGGCCCGGTCTGGAACTACGTCGGCCTCGAATCGGACGTCGCGCGCCCGGGCGACTTCCGCACCACGTTCGTGGGCGAGATGCCGGTCATCGTCGTGCGCGGCGACGACGGCGCGATCCACGCCTTCGAGAACCGGTGCGCGCACCGCGGCGCGCTGATCGCGCTCGACGACGCGGGCACGGTGGCCAAGCGCTTCCAGTGCGTCTATCACGCGTGGAGCTACGACCTCGAGGGCAACCTCGTCGGCGTCGCGTTCGAGAAGGGATCCCACGGCCGGGGCGGGATGCCGGCGGACTTCTGCAAGGCCGAGCACGGGCCGCGGAAGCTCCGCACGACGACGCTGTGCGGCCTCGTCTTCGCGAGCCTGTCCCCGCAGGCGCCGCCGATCGAGCAGTACCTGGGCGAGGAGGTGCGGCGGCGCGTCGCGCGGGTGCTCGGCAAGCCGGTACAGGTGCTCGGCCGCTTCGTCCAGGCCCTGCCGAACAACTGGAAGCTCTACGCCGAGAACGTGAAGGACACCTACCACGCGAGCCTGCTCCACGCGTTCTTCACGTCCTTCCGCGTCACGCGGCTCACGCAGGGCGGCGGCGTGGTGGTGAGCCCCGACGGCGCGCACCACGCGAGCGCCACGCTCGACCGGGCCGACGACAGCGAGGGCGGGGCGTATCGCGAGCAGGGCCTCCGCGCGGATCACGCCGGCTATCGCCTCGCCGATCCGAGCCTGCTCGAGGCCGTGGACGAGTTCGGCGACGGGGTCAAGCTGCAGATCCTGACGGTGTTCCCCAACTTCGTGCTGCAGCAGATCTACAACAGCCTCGCGGTGCGCCAGATTCTCCCCAAGGGGCCGGGCGCGATGGAGCTCCACTGGACGTACTTCGGCTTCGCCGACGACACGCCCGCGATGCGCCGGCGGCGGCTCCGACAGGCGAACCTGGTCGGGCCCGCGGGCTACGTGTCCATGGAGGACGGCTGCGTCGGCGGCTTCGTCCAGCGCGGCGTCGCGGCCGCCGCCGACGCGGTGTCGGTCGTCAACATGGGCGGCGAGGGCGCCGAGTCGCAGGACACCCGCGCGACCGAGGCCTCGGTGCGCGGGTTCTGGAAGGCGTACCGGCGCTACATGGGCTACTGA
- a CDS encoding aromatic-ring-hydroxylating dioxygenase subunit beta yields the protein MAATDLPAADLLPLVSALNADYARAIDDDRLETWPGFFVEQCVYKITSADNHRKGLEVGVVYADSRGMLRDRVTALRQASVYERQTYRHLVGLPAILGETDGGVRAETPFLVVRIVRDGTMDLFATGRYLDVLVDEGGTLRFRERIVVCDSSRFDTLLAIPL from the coding sequence GTGGCGGCGACGGACCTGCCGGCCGCCGACCTCCTGCCGCTCGTCTCCGCGCTGAACGCCGACTACGCGCGCGCCATCGACGACGACCGGCTCGAGACCTGGCCCGGCTTCTTCGTCGAGCAGTGCGTCTACAAGATCACGTCGGCCGACAACCACCGGAAGGGGCTCGAGGTGGGCGTCGTCTACGCCGACTCCCGGGGCATGCTCCGTGACCGGGTCACGGCGCTCCGCCAAGCGAGCGTCTACGAGCGCCAGACGTACCGTCACCTGGTCGGCCTGCCCGCGATCCTCGGCGAGACCGACGGCGGCGTGCGCGCCGAGACCCCGTTCCTCGTGGTCCGCATCGTGCGCGACGGCACGATGGACCTCTTCGCCACCGGCCGCTATCTCGACGTCCTGGTCGACGAGGGCGGCACGCTGCGCTTCCGCGAGCGCATCGTCGTCTGCGACAGCAGCCGCTTCGACACGCTGCTGGCGATCCCTTTGTAA
- a CDS encoding dienelactone hydrolase family protein: MCVDNDSRPPIRPIAGGSAGSHDLRLTSADGTRVMAHAARAGTPSGAGMVVIPDVRGLHPYYKELADRFAEVGVDAVAIDFFARTAPSEDRGESFDFMAQVPQTKPETLLADIAAAGAYLKSPEGGRVRALFSVGFCFGGALSYFQAASGLGYAGVIGFYGWPLGLKRWPDRPKPIDTVGRYTCPVLSLFGGADEGIPQAAVDEFDAACRKAGVKHSFTVYPGAPHSFFDRKQKEFADASADAWRRVREFVTQNTKR, encoded by the coding sequence ATGTGCGTCGATAACGACTCCCGACCCCCGATTCGCCCGATCGCCGGCGGCTCCGCCGGCTCCCACGACCTGCGCCTGACGTCGGCCGACGGCACGCGCGTCATGGCCCACGCCGCGCGCGCCGGCACGCCCTCGGGCGCCGGCATGGTCGTCATCCCGGACGTGCGCGGCCTGCACCCGTACTACAAGGAGCTCGCCGACCGCTTCGCCGAGGTGGGCGTGGACGCGGTCGCCATCGACTTCTTCGCGCGGACGGCGCCGTCCGAGGATCGCGGCGAGAGCTTCGACTTCATGGCCCAGGTGCCGCAGACGAAGCCGGAGACGCTCCTGGCGGACATCGCTGCCGCGGGCGCGTACCTCAAGAGCCCGGAGGGCGGACGGGTGCGCGCGCTGTTCTCGGTCGGCTTCTGCTTCGGCGGGGCGCTGTCCTACTTCCAGGCGGCGAGCGGCCTCGGCTACGCCGGCGTGATCGGCTTCTACGGCTGGCCGCTCGGGCTCAAGCGATGGCCGGACCGGCCGAAGCCGATCGACACGGTCGGCCGCTACACGTGCCCCGTCCTCTCGCTCTTTGGCGGCGCCGACGAGGGAATTCCACAGGCCGCCGTCGACGAGTTCGACGCCGCGTGCCGCAAGGCCGGCGTCAAGCACAGCTTCACGGTTTACCCCGGCGCCCCGCACAGCTTTTTCGACCGCAAGCAGAAGGAGTTCGCCGACGCGTCCGCGGACGCGTGGCGGCGCGTGCGGGAGTTCGTGACCCAGAACACCAAGCGCTGA